In the Pontibacillus sp. HMF3514 genome, ACGATACCAGAAATATTGGCCAGCTGATGTTCAGCTTGTAGGAAAAGAAATTGTTCGTTTCCACACGATCTATTGGCCAATTATGTTAATGGCGCTTGATTTGCCATTACCAAAGCAGGTTTTTGCCCATGGTTGGATCTTAATGAAAGACGGAAAAATGTCTAAGTCTAAAGGGAATGTTGTAGATCCTGTAGATCTAATTGAAACGTATGGACTTGATGCTCTTCGTTATTATCTTTTACGTGAAGTTCCATTTGGTTCTGACGGTGTCTTCACACCAGAAGGCTTTGTGGAGCGTACAAACTATGACCTGGCTAATGACCTGGGTAATCTTCTAAACCGTACAGTTGCTATGGTGACTAAGTACTTTGATGGTGAAATTCCTGCATTCCGTGCTAGCGAAGATCAGTACGATGAAAACCTAGAAACATTTGCTGTAGAAACACGTGAAAAGCTAGAAACGGCTATGGACAACATGGAATTCTCTGTTGCATTATCTACGCTTTGGCAGTTCGTAAGTCGTACAAACAAATATATTGATGAAACACAACCTTGGATTCTTGCAAAAGATGAAAATCAGAAAGAGCGTCTTGGTAATGTGATGGCTCACTTAGCTGAATCGTTACGTCATATCGGTATTATGTTGCAGCCGTTCTTAACACAAACACCTCAACGCATTTTTGAACAGCTTGGTATAAATGAAGATGAATTTACAAGCTGGGAGAGTATGAATACGGTGGGTCTTATTCCAGAAGGTACGAAGGTACAAAAAGGGCAGCCAATCTTCCCTCGTTTAGATGTGGACGCTGAAACTCAAGCAATTAAAAATATGATGAAGAAAAATGCACCTAAAGAAGCGGAAGAAGAGAAACCTGCTGAAGATCAATCAGAAGAGATCGCTATTGATGACTTTATGAAAGTGGATATGCGTGTTGCTGAAGTAGTCGAAGCTGACAAGCATCCAAAAGCGGATAAACTCTTACGTCTTCAATTGGACCTTGGTTCTGAAAAACGACAAGTGGTATCAGGCATTGCGCAGTACTATAAGCCAGAAGATCTTGTTGGAAAGAAAGTCATTTGTGTAACAAACCTTAAACCTGCCAAACTCCGTGGCGAGCTTTCTCAGGGAATGGTGTTAGCAGGTGAAGATGAAGAAGGCAACCTTGCCCTAGCCAACATTGATCAAAGCCTACCTAATGGTTCAAAAGTAAAATAATTTAACATTAAGAGGAGCTTCTTAAAGGAGCTTCTCTTTTTTGCATTTAGTGTTTATTCAGTTAAATGGCAGTTATGTTGAATTAGGAATTCAGTGAGAGAGAGGCGGTTCCGTTGCTATTGTGGAGTGCGGCGGGCTTGGGAACGGGTTGCTTTCCCCGGACGAACGATCGAGCCTCCTCATCCGCTACGCTTCTTGCGGGGTCTCGCTC is a window encoding:
- the metG gene encoding methionine--tRNA ligase; protein product: MPEEKNTFYITTPIYYPSGNLHIGHAYTTVAGDAMARYKRLQGYDVMYLTGTDEHGQKIQRKADEKGVTPQAYVDEIVDGIQQLWKKLDISYDDFIRTTQPRHEKIVEQIFSYLVEKGDIYLDEYEGWYCTPCESFFTERQLDNGHCPDCGGPVEKVKEESYFFKMSKYVDQLLEFYENNPSFIQPESRKNEMINNFIKPGLEDLAVSRTTFDWGVQVPGDPKHVIYVWIDALSNYITALGYGTEDDERYQKYWPADVQLVGKEIVRFHTIYWPIMLMALDLPLPKQVFAHGWILMKDGKMSKSKGNVVDPVDLIETYGLDALRYYLLREVPFGSDGVFTPEGFVERTNYDLANDLGNLLNRTVAMVTKYFDGEIPAFRASEDQYDENLETFAVETREKLETAMDNMEFSVALSTLWQFVSRTNKYIDETQPWILAKDENQKERLGNVMAHLAESLRHIGIMLQPFLTQTPQRIFEQLGINEDEFTSWESMNTVGLIPEGTKVQKGQPIFPRLDVDAETQAIKNMMKKNAPKEAEEEKPAEDQSEEIAIDDFMKVDMRVAEVVEADKHPKADKLLRLQLDLGSEKRQVVSGIAQYYKPEDLVGKKVICVTNLKPAKLRGELSQGMVLAGEDEEGNLALANIDQSLPNGSKVK